GCAGGGCGAGCAGCCGCGGCCGGGCGGCCAGGACCGTGCCGCCGCGAAGCCGTCCCGCCGCCGCAAGCCGGCCCGCAAGGGCGGCTCCGGTACGGCGCTGCCCGCTCAGCCCGGCACGGACCGGTCCGAGACGGACGTCCGGGCCGCCGAGGCGGCGGCGAAGCCGCCCCGGCGGGGCCGGCGCACCCCCGACGAGACACCGGCCAAGGGCCGGACCCCGGCCCCGGCGGGCCCGGGCGAACCCGCGGACGCGCACGCGCGGACCGACGCGGCGGGCGACGCCACCCGGGCCGTCCGGCGGACCGACACCGGAGACCGGAACGCGCCGGACGCCAGGGCCGCCGAGGCGGCGGCGCGGCCGTCCGGCCGCGGCGGACGGGCGGCGGACGCGGGGAGGGCCGCGCCCAAGGGCAGCTCCGCGCCGGCACAGCGGGCGGGCGACGACGGCCCCGGCGGCACCGCTCCGGGCGGCTCCGCGGGCTCCGCCGGGGGCGACGGGCCCGGGCGTCCGGGCGGGAACGGCTCCGCGGGCTCCGGCGCCGAACCCGCGCGCCGCGAGGGCGACCGGCTGCGGTTCGTGGGGGCCGCCACGCGGCGCGTCGCCCGCGGCATAGACCTCGACGAGATCGTGCTCGGGCTGTGCCGGGCCACCGTGCCCACGTTCTCCGACGCGATCCTGGTCTACCTGCGCGATCCCCTGCCCGTGGGCGACGAGCGGCCGGTCGCGCCGTTCGTGCTGCGGCTGCGCCGTACCGACCGGCTCCGTTTAACCGAAGGCGACGGCGAGGACGCCGTACTGGTCCCCGATCCCGACCCCACCCCGGCCGCCGAACTGTGCGAGGTCCGCTCCGGCGGCGCGCTCGCCGAAGTGCTGCGCGGGGTGCGGCCGGTGTTCGGCGACTCCGCGGCGGCCCTCGCGGCGCTGCCCGAACTGCTCGGCCCCGACCACCCGCTGCCGCCCGGCCACCGGGCGATCCTGGCGCCGCTGCGCGGCCGTCGGCGCGTCATCGGCGCCGCGGTGTTCCTGCGCCGCCCCGAGCGGCCGGCGTTCGAGCCGAACGACCTGCTCGTCGCCGCCCAGCTGGCGACGCACACCGCGCTCGGCATCGACAAGGCGGTGCTGTACGGGCGCGAGGCGTACATCGCGGACGAGCTCCAGCGCACGATGCTGCCGGACTCGCTGCCCCAGCCGACCGGTGTCCGGCTGGCCTCCCGCTACCTGCCGGCCGCCGAGACGGCCCGGGTCGGCGGCGACTGGTACGACGCGATCCCGCTGCCCGGCAGCCGGGTCGCGCTCGTCGTCGGCGACGTCATGGGCCACTCCATGACCTCCGCCGCGATCATGGGCCAGCTGCGCACCACCGCGCAGACCCTGGCCGGGCTCGACCTGCCGCCGCAGGAGGTGCTGCACCACCTCGACGAGCAGGCCCAGCGGCTCGGTCAGGACCGCATGGCGACCTGCATGTACGCGGTGTACGACCCGGTCTCGCACCGCATCACCATCGCCAACGCCGGTCACCCGCCGCCGATACTGCTCCACCTCGGCGGCCGGGCCGAGGTGCTCCGCGTCCCGCCG
This sequence is a window from Streptomyces sp. HUAS YS2. Protein-coding genes within it:
- a CDS encoding SpoIIE family protein phosphatase; protein product: MPAQPGTDRSETDVRAAEAAAKPPRRGRRTPDETPAKGRTPAPAGPGEPADAHARTDAAGDATRAVRRTDTGDRNAPDARAAEAAARPSGRGGRAADAGRAAPKGSSAPAQRAGDDGPGGTAPGGSAGSAGGDGPGRPGGNGSAGSGAEPARREGDRLRFVGAATRRVARGIDLDEIVLGLCRATVPTFSDAILVYLRDPLPVGDERPVAPFVLRLRRTDRLRLTEGDGEDAVLVPDPDPTPAAELCEVRSGGALAEVLRGVRPVFGDSAAALAALPELLGPDHPLPPGHRAILAPLRGRRRVIGAAVFLRRPERPAFEPNDLLVAAQLATHTALGIDKAVLYGREAYIADELQRTMLPDSLPQPTGVRLASRYLPAAETARVGGDWYDAIPLPGSRVALVVGDVMGHSMTSAAIMGQLRTTAQTLAGLDLPPQEVLHHLDEQAQRLGQDRMATCMYAVYDPVSHRITIANAGHPPPILLHLGGRAEVLRVPPGAPIGVGGVDFEAVELDAPAGATLLLYTDGLVESRLRDVWTGIEQLRERLAATAQLTGPDHSPPLEALCDDVLDMLGPGDRDDDIALLAARFDGIAPSDVAYWFLEPEDAAPGRARRLARRALARWDLEELTDSVELLVSEVVTNAVRYAERPVTLRLLRTNVLRCEVGDDSPQLPRQRRARDTDEGGRGLFLVNRLARRWGATRLSGGKVVWFELPTR